The stretch of DNA TCCATTTTGCATAGAGAGTCCAATCACCGTAATGTTCTGTCTTGATGGTATCGATTTTTTGCGTAAAGTCTTCGTCCAGGAACCAGCCTTCGAATTCGTCGTTTTCTTTTTGCGGGTCGGCAAGGACGATGGCAGAATCACCCTTGGCGTAACTAGCCGGATTCAGTTCGCTATTTTCACCACCGTTCAGCACATAGTGAATTCCGAATTGAACGCTGTCGGCGGCAGGAGCGGTGTTTGCGACAGTAGAACGCAAGCCTTGGACAGAGACATCAGCATAGACATTCGTCATTTGAACAAGGCCTACGACCTTGCCCACGATTCCGCCGGCTTCACCGCCCGAGAAATAAGAATCCGTAATGCCCAGGTTCCTCACGACGGTAACGTTTTTGCCCCATACGTCATTCTCGTCGCCAAGAGTTACAAAAAATCCGTCACCGCCGCGCAAGCCAGAAATCTTGTAGCCGTTGCCTTCGAAAGTTCCTTTGAACTTTAAAGGAATCCACCATACATAATCTTCTCTGGACAAGTTCCCGGTAGAATCCAGAAGATTTTCGTTCACCACGATGTCATTCTGGAGCGAAATGCAGCCTTCGAAACGGTAATCATCTTTTTTAGAGAAAGCGGTAGAATCGGCAATCGAAACAGTCGCAATGCCGTAAAGTTCTTCGGCAGTATAAATCAGGTAGCAGCCGCGTTCATCTTGCTTGGGCGTTTGCGGAATGAGTCCCCATCTAGCATACACGCTAAAGCTGCCGAGGTAGTTCGCAAGCACGTACATGGAATAATCTTGATATTCGCCGTAGTACATGTTGGGCGGAACATCCACGCCTTCAGAAAATTCAATGTACCAACCTAAAAAGGAATAGCCTTCGCGAGAAGGATCTTTCAAATCGAAGCGGCCAGCGACTTCGTCGTAGCTTTCGGGATTTTCAGGATGGTTGATGCCGCCGTTCAGATTATAATTAATCGTGTAGGCGTTAGCCGACACTGCGGCTAACAGCATTAAGGACCCTAACACTGCGTAAACAGAACGAAACATTTTTTCTCTTCATCACTCAATGTGACAGAGTGAATATATATCAAAAAAATCCAGATTCTCATGGAACCTGGATTTTCCTTGGACATTAAACGTAATTTTACAAAATAATGTTATCTAAGATTTACCTTAGTCAAGTTACCCTTGCACTTAGCAAAATAGATGCCAAGCGGAAGGCCTTCAAGCGAGAGGTTGTTGGCAGCACGGCGCACCAACGCACCGTTCATGTCAAACAAAGTAATACTACCGTTCGCTTCGAGACGATTACCCACGCGGACTATCTGGCCCAAATTTGCGGCCTGCGACTTCGCCGCAGCAATCTTTGTCGGACTGGCAAAGTCTTCGACATGCGTGATTCCGTTATTCACGTAATCGGCAAGCCCATAAGCGTGACGCATGATGTTCAGAACTTCCAGATCGAACACGGAGCCGTCGGGTTCCGATTGCCTGCGGATAATCGTCATATTGTTTTCGCCCTCGTGGCCCGTATCCCAGGCGACAGGCACCACCTTGTGCTTGAAGGCAGATTTCATCAAGTAGTCATAATACGCAAGGCGCCCCTTGCGATGCTTGGCATACTTGTCGCCCGTCAGAACTCCCACGCGGTCGTTCGCGCCGAATTCGCCGATTAAGACAGGAACTCCCTTGTCGACAAAGTTCGTCTTCATTTTGCCGAACTGGTCGTCCATACGGTCGCCTGTACAGGGATCGCCCATGGCATTTGCCCAAGCATTATAGCCGCAGTTGTGTACGATGTCATCGCCAGTCGCCAAGTCTTCTGTACCCCAGTAATACTGCGGCTGCACGATTGCACCCCAATCGGCAGGCTCGTTCATGAGCGTGTATGTGTACGGATCGTAGTAATGCACCTCGACCATCAGGCGGTCTGCAATCACGTCTTTCGGCAACTTAGAAACCGGCATGACTTCGCAGGTGCGGTCCACACTTGTCGACGGTCCCTGAATCACGAGCGTACGGCTTGCATTGTTGCCACCGGTGGCGCGCACGGCATCCACAAAGGTCTGGTGGTATGTCATGAGAATTTCGGTTTCGTGCTTGTAATTGTCATCGGTAGTCGCAGGCTCGTTCGCACTCGCGAAAAGCAGGCGCTCGTTATAGTTCTTGAAGCGATTTGCAATCTGCGTCCAGTAAGCTTTCTGCTTTGCATTCACTTCGTCTTTCTTGTCGTCGCTCAAGTTACCCTCGAGCCAGCCGCCATCCCAGTGAATGTTCAATACAGTCACTAGTCCTGCGCGCATGCACATGTCCACGACCGTCTGCACCGAATCCATCCAACTTTCGTTAATCACGCCGTTTGTCGCATGACTATCCCAAGCGCACGGTATGCGAATGGTGCTAAAGCCGGCCGCCTTGACCGAATCGATATAGGCTTCGGTCGGGAACTTGTTGCCCCAACCGGTCGGATTCCCCGGCACTTCCATCGTATTACCGATGTTGATGCCGAAACCCATCTTCTCGAAAATTTGATTTGCAGTAGGGAGCGTCTCGGCAAACGAGAACGAAACCCCAGAGATGGAAGCGGCCACTGCCGCAGTCCTGAGAATGCTTTTAAGCATAAACAACCCTTTAGGGA from uncultured Fibrobacter sp. encodes:
- a CDS encoding glycoside hydrolase family 5 protein — encoded protein: MLKSILRTAAVAASISGVSFSFAETLPTANQIFEKMGFGINIGNTMEVPGNPTGWGNKFPTEAYIDSVKAAGFSTIRIPCAWDSHATNGVINESWMDSVQTVVDMCMRAGLVTVLNIHWDGGWLEGNLSDDKKDEVNAKQKAYWTQIANRFKNYNERLLFASANEPATTDDNYKHETEILMTYHQTFVDAVRATGGNNASRTLVIQGPSTSVDRTCEVMPVSKLPKDVIADRLMVEVHYYDPYTYTLMNEPADWGAIVQPQYYWGTEDLATGDDIVHNCGYNAWANAMGDPCTGDRMDDQFGKMKTNFVDKGVPVLIGEFGANDRVGVLTGDKYAKHRKGRLAYYDYLMKSAFKHKVVPVAWDTGHEGENNMTIIRRQSEPDGSVFDLEVLNIMRHAYGLADYVNNGITHVEDFASPTKIAAAKSQAANLGQIVRVGNRLEANGSITLFDMNGALVRRAANNLSLEGLPLGIYFAKCKGNLTKVNLR